The genomic segment TCCGTGAGGTTAAACCGCCCGCCCCGCTGCTGAAAACAGGGTGGTGAAAGTAGGCGAGGATGCACTCCGCAGGGTTGGCGGCAAGATCGTTGCGCAGCCATTCCATCTGCTCCGAGCGGCTGCTGGCATCGACCATGCTGTTCAGGGCGACGATGTGCCACGCCCCATAATTGAAACTGTACCAGCCCTTCTCCGCTTCCCCCGCCGCGGCGCCAAAGTATTCAAAATAGGCAGCGCCCCCATCAGGCACCCAATCATGATTCCCCGGCACAGGGCGAATACGATCTTTGTGGCGTCCCCATGTTGGCTCAAAGCAGTTGATATATTCCGTCATCGCGCCGCGTGTTTGGACATTATCACCGAGGGTGAGGATCAACCCCTCAGACTTATCAATGAGTTTTGCTGTTGCTTCGTCCGATTCATAGACACAGGCGGCAATATCGCCCGCCACAAGAAGAACAGCGTCTTGAGCGTGCGCCGGATATGCCGTGCCGAGATGGGCAAAGGCAACAACGATCAACAAGAGGGTGAGGGTGCATCGTTTACGCATTGGCTAGGGATGGATACTCAGTGGGGTGAGGAGGATGGTCATCAGCGCTCCCGCCACAATGGGAAGGAGAAAGGCAATCCGAAACAATTTGTTGTCGTAACGCAAGTGCATGAAGTATTCAACGACCAACCATGCCTTTGTGAACATCAGCCCAATAAGGAGCGGATAGCGCAGACCGGGCAGGTAAATGACGAGCAGTTCGGCAATGGTAAGCGCCGCCAACGCCCCAAAGATGACGAAATACGTCCCTTCGCTGGCGTGCCGTTCGTTATGGGTGTGATCGGCGTGATCAGACTGCGTGGTGTGTTCCATGTGGCGTGATCCTCTGATCCTCAGAGCAAGTAAACTATGGTGAAAATGAAAATCCAGACGACATCGACAAAGTGCCAGTACAGCCCGTAGTATTCGACGCCGAAGCTGTTATCCTTCGTGTAAACGCCGTTCAGCCCTTTGTTCAAGACGATGAACAGCCACCCCAAGCCGATCAAGACGTGGGTGGCGTGGAAGCCGGTGAGGGTGAAGAAGGCAAAGCCGAACGGTCCGCTGTTGAGCGTCACGCCCTCATGGGTCAGATGAGAATATTCGACCATCATGATCAGGAAAAAGGCGATGCCCGCTAGCAAATTGAGGACAAGGCTGCGCTGAAACTTGACAATGTTCCCATTGTGAAGCGCCCCTTGCGCCCGCGCCACAAAATAGCTGCTAGCCAAGAGGACAAAACTGTTCAGGCTGGTTAGGGGGATATTCAACAGCGCGTGTTCTTCGGGATGTGTCCCCCGCGCCCAAACGTAGGTGGCGATCAAGACGGTGAAAAACATGACCTCTGAGGCAAGAAACAGCCACATGGCTAACTTGCTGTTATCTTTGCTAAAGGGTGCAACCTCATGATGATCGGCGTGGGCGTGTGCCTCGGCGTGTGCCGCCGCTGCTGGGAGAGCCGTCTCTTGCTGCATGGTAATCCTTCGTGTGCTGCGCGTTATGTTATTTTACAGATTTTACACGTCAAAAACTGAGGCGATAGTAATCATAAACAGTCTTGTTGTCAAGGAAAGAGCGCCCCGCTCAGCCCTCCTTTGCCTAGCGGCGGGAGACGCTTTTTTTGACAAAACTGGCAAAAGGAAAGACAAGTTTTGCTGCTTTTACATCGCCACTGCGCAAGGCTGCTTCGTTTGCCGTCTCAAAATCGCGGTGCATATGTTGAACAAAGGCAATTTGCCTGACAACAGGCTCATGGCTGAAAAGCATAACGACAACGCTCAACCGCCCCGGCACAATAAGCGCCCACGCCGTCGGCATTTGTCTGATCTGAAAATCGGGCGAATCGCCCTTCTCTAAGGCAGCAAACATAACCCGAATGGCAGGGAGGACAGACTCCGGGTTGAGGATGTATTCGCCTAGTGTTTCCAACGGCTGCGGATCGTTGTAGAGGTACACCGCTGCGGCTTGGGCAATCCCCGTCAATTTTTTGCGGAGGGCGATGGTCTCCATACTAGAGGCATTCGGCAACCCGCCAGCTTCAACCTCCTCCAACATGGCGCTGGCAAGGTTCAGTTGCATTTGGTAATGCTCATAAATGCTGTAAAACTGTTCGCGGTTGATGTCGCCTGCCGCAAATTCATCGGCAATACGGCGCATTTTCGCCTGAATTTGGTCGATCAGGGATTTCGCTTCTGTGACAGATTTGTTCGCTGATGCCCCTGAGAACACGGTATGCCCCCTGTTAAAACACTAAAGCGATAAGCGATTTCTAGGTTGTGTTGACAGTATAATTCCCGTAGGGGCGCAAGGCACTGCGCCCATCGCCGCCGTGAGCGCCCGCCGCTAAAGCAGCGGGCTAGGAGTAGTCACCCCTGCGAGGCTTGGAACCCCTAATCCCCACCCCGTAAACAAGGAGAGAGACTCTCTCCCCCTTTCCCTGCCTACGGGGACAGGGGTTCTGAACCCCCAAAGGTCAAGACACCCTAGCTTCCCACATTCGAGAGCAATACAAGTAGGGATATGACATTTAGAAGGGCAAGGACGCCAACGATGCCCAGTGTCTTTATGTCCGTTTTTCCGCCCCCAAAAGTGATTTCCTCAGGGATCATGGCAAACCGCCGATCTGTTGTTGCGGAGAGGCTTGCCGCTGCACTTGGGTTTCCCCCGCTGGTAATCGTTGCCCCACCACTGACAATGCCGGCGCGAACAGGATCATAACTAGGGGCAATATCGCCCAAATCATCAGGGTCGAACATGGTCAACCCCCCAGAGAAATCAAAATTGTTCGTATTCCCTATCCCATAAGCAGGTTCAGGGTCAGCGGCAGGTTGATCGTAGCCCTCGGTTTCATAGGTGGCATAGCTCCCGGCGCTATCGTATCCTCCAGAGGAATCATAGCTCTGGACTGGCGTTTCGTAGCTGCTTAGGTAGCCAGCGTCGTAGGGGGCGGCTGGCGGCGGTGCAGCCGCACTATCGAAATTTCCACTCATCGAAAACGAATCAAAGGGGTTTGGTGCAGCAGAGGGCGGCGGCGAGGCATACCCTGACGATCCGGCGGGCGCATTGCTGCCAATTCCAGACTGATAGCTCTCATCATACCCCGTGCTGGCACTATAGTCATAGGTTTCTACCGTCCCTGCGCCATAGGGAGAATAGTCGCTGCTAGGGGTTGGCGATTGACTGTAATCGTAGGAATCGTAATTATAGGGATCGTAGCTGCCTGTGCTGCTTGTCGTTGGGGATGTGGTCGCCCCATAGTCTTGATAGCCGCCGTAGGGATCGTTTGGTTCAGCGGCGGGCGCTGCCGAAAATGGTCCGGCTGTGCTGCTGTAATCGCTGGCAAAAACGTTCCCGCCGCCTGACCCACTGCCAATCGGCAAACTTGCCAACCAATCGTCATATTCGGCATCCGTCGGCTGCTGAACGTGCTTTCCGCTGCCCGCTGCTGGAATACCGCCACCGCCCCAATCCATACTGGTTGGGGTGGCAGAGGGGGATTTTGGCGGGGGGTTCTTTGCTGCTTTTTGGGCTTGGAGTGTCTCAATCCCTTTGCGTGCTTTTTGGTTACCCGGGTTCACGGTGAGGACGTTCTGAAGGCAGATGATCTGCTCATCAATTGTTTCCACACAGCCGCTCAACCACAACCACGCCTGTTCATGGCGTTCATCTTGCTCTACCACATGTTCCAAGATACGCCGTGCTTCTTGGCGTTTACTCGCCTTCAGCGCCGCCACTGCTTGTTGGACAAGGAAATCAAGCTGACTCATCGTGCCTCTTCCTAATCTTCAATATCACCGATGATTCCCTGCAACATGGCATCATCAAAAGAGATCGTATCTGAGTTTCCTAACCCCTCTGCCCCAATACGATCCGGGTCAAAAAGGGCATCCGCCTGATCAAGATCGATCTGATCGAGTTGGTCAAAGAGGGACATATCCATGTTAATTTCGGGCGCGGGCGGCTCGGCGGCACGCCCACGCCGGGGGGGGCGCTCTGGCTCAACATGTTTGCGCACCTCCCGCGAATCGCTGGCGCGGCTTGGTGGAGGGGGTTCAGCACGCACGGCGGGAACTTCTTGAGTCATGGTTCGGCGGCGCTTCGGCATTTCGGCGGGGGCTGCCTGCGGGGTGGGAATCGACGGACGCGGGTCAAAGGCAACCTGCCCAATCACCTTTAGCATGTCGTTCACCGCAGTAAACCCATAGCGTTTGACATTCCCTAAGGCGCTGGCAGGGGCATTCCCCTCAAAGACGAGGGCGAGGTAATGGTGCAACCCCACCGCCAATCCAAACAACACAGATCGCTCGCCCTCATAGAATTTCAACACACGGGGCTGTTCGCCAACGATGGGGAGCATTTTCATTGTGCTACCAAAGCCCGGCGCAAGCGCTTCGGCAAGTAGATCACGATCAAAATAGCCGGCTGCCCCCGCATAGGTAAGCACCTTCCCGTTGCGATCTGCAAGGACAATAGCCATCGCCCCAACATCGCGCATGAGGCGGAGCATCACAGGCTTGATCGGTTCATCGTTCAAGCCAGGGACGGGGATAATTTCTTCGGGCTTTGTTTCTTTGGTCACCGCTTCGGGTCCGTCAAGGGCAACCCGTAGTTCGCGGATGAATAATTCCGGGGCAAAGGGGCGCCGTAAATAGGCAAACATCGCCCCGGCGCGATCTTCCTCATCCAGTTCAGGATCATCTTCATCGGCAACCACGATGATCGGCAAGGCGGCGAGTTCTCGTTTGGCGGTGATTGCCACCATCGCGCCGTTCATCGTCCCCGCAATGCCTTGTGCGGTGATCAAAATATCTGGTGAACTGATTTTGAGCTCAGAGAGGGCATCATCGCCTGTATAGGTTTCGATCAGACGCGGACGCCTCCCCATAAGTTCCATCGCGGCACGCACGATCTGATGCAGGTTCTGTCTGGCGTCAACAACGATGATTCGCGGGTTTAATTGGGGCATGGCGTTCTACATATCCTTGCCTAAGCCTAATGTTTTGGGGAACACTCCCTTTCATTATAGCTTATGTAAGCTCGAACGCATCTCAAAGCCGTTGCAAAAGGGGAGAGTCAGAGGGCAGTTAGAGTCAGAGACTATGGAGGGGGTGCCTCCGTTGGGGCAAGGGGTGGGATTGTTGTGGTGCCATCTGGAATCGGTTGGGGTCGTAAGTTGTTCAGCGCCCGCAGGCTGATCTCACCATAGCCGAGGAAGATGGTGAAGACGAACGCCGCCGCTAGGGGAAGCCACCATACTGATTTTTGGGGGGGATTTTTTGCCGAGGTCGTCTGTGAGCCAATATCGGGACTGTTTAGCACGCGAATCACCTGAAGGGCGGCGAAGGCGAGAAACCCCAAAAAAGCCGCTGCCAGCAGCCAGCGCCCCTCAAAAAGCTGCCCAGGATCGTTTTGGCGTTCTCCCCCCAACCAGTAGAACAGATCAAATTCAGCTTGCGTCCGTTCGATCAAGGGGCGTACTGCTCCCCACCCTCCAGCGAGGGCAATTCCCCCCCACGCTGAGCGAGTGGCATAGCTGGTATAGGCGGCGAACCCGCCCACCAGCCACCACGCGGGGATGGCTGCCATGCCGAATTCTGTTGCCACCAGACCAAACAGACCAAAGAGGAAGGCGGCTAGGATAGCCCCACGTCCACGCCCTAAACGCCCCGCTGCTGACTGAAAAAAGCCCCACATGAATATGCCCTGACACAGTGGGACAATCACCCCTAATTGAAGGGCGACAATGGCAGGACGCGCCGCATCGGTGAGCGGCTGCGGAGTGGCTAACGCGCCAACACCCACCGTTAACCCATAGGTGGCAACATAGAGAATCCATGTCGCCGGCAGCCATAACAGCACCCCGATCCCAATACACCAAACAAACTGCCAAAGGTGCAGCCCGCGCCCTAGAATCGTCGCGAGGGCTGTTTGGCTCAATGCCAGTGCCAAAACCGTCCCCCCTCCGGCAAAGATGAGGGCGGCGACAAACCGCACCAATCCGCTTTCAATGCCCTGTCCCAACCCGATCACGAGGCTTGCCGTCCCCACAAAGGCGATCAGGTAGAGCAGGCTGGCGGCGAAAAGGGGCGGCGGCGTGCCAATGTGTTGATCCGTTAGATCGGTCATTGTCGCTTAGTGCCGTGCTTCCCATTCGCGCATCATCGCGGCGAGGAATTCCCGTACATCGGGGTCAACAATATCGCCAATACTTTCGTAGTAATGCCCGTCAACCTCAATGATCACGCCTTGATCGTGCGAGGGGCGAATGTGGATGCTGCGCACGGCAAACTCAGGGTGCGCCAAGAGCTTAAACTGAAGGAATTCTTCAACCGCCTCGGCAATACCAGCCGGACTTTCCGGCTCGGCGGTTGTTCCCCGCCGTCCAAACACACTTCGTTTGGGTTTGCTCTCCGCCGCCTCATAGGTTGCGGTGCGCGTTTTCATGCTTCCGGGCAGCCCGCTGCTTGCATCAGGCATTTCTAGGGCGGGGCGTCCCCCCCCACCAATGGAGGGCGAGGGGGGGAATCCCTCGCTCATGGCGAGAAGTTCGCGCAGAATCGTGTTGAACCGCCGTTGCAAGTCAGGGTTGCGAATCTCGCCAGCGGCACGGTAGTGTGTCCCGCCCATTTGAATGATCAAACTTCCGTCGTTGAGGTCGCGCCATAGGCGCATCACCTCTACGGAATCACCGAGGTCACTCATCGTCGGCTCAGCGGGCATAGGAATTGTCCTTTCCTGTGAAATGGCTGGTACAGAGGCGGGTGGGGGCGGCGTGGCGAGAATTTCCGCTTCGATAAACGTTTCTTCTCGATGCCCTTCTGAATCTGTGTGAAGGGGGGGGATTGGCGTCCCCACCCCCAACAAGAGATCAAGATCGGGTTCGGGAAGGGGCGCGAGCATCTCGCCGGGGGATGGGAGTGCTGCCCGTAATGCGTTCAACATGCCCCCACCGCGCTTTGTTTCGCGGGGTTGCGCCGGAATGGGCGAGGGGGCGACATGCGGCGGACGCAGCCCGCTCGGTTTGCTTGGTGGGCTATAGGGCAAGCCCATTCGCTCGGCACGGGCGCGGCGGCGGCGTTCGGCGGCACGACGAAAGACAAGCGTCATGGCAAAAATATAAAGCACTCCAAAGACTACCGGAGCAATCAAAATGGGCAGCGGAATTTGCTGCAAAAAATCGAAATCGCCTGAGCCGCTCACGGTACGTTTTCTCCTCCCTTTACCTTTGCTGCTTTTACCGCTTTCTTGGGGTGGGTGTCCTTCGGCGCGGGTTGGCAGGTTGGGCAGAAGTGCGTTCCTCGCCCACCAACGCGGATCGTGGTGATTGGCGTCCCACAATCAGGGCAGGGAAGGTGTTCGTTCCCCCGCGCCCGATACACCTTAAAATGATTCTGCATTTCCCCCGCCGCGCCTTGCGGGTCACGATACCACCCGATGGTTGCCCCGTTGTGGGCAATGCCGGCGTTCAACACAGCGCGGATCGCGCTGTGCAGTGCGGTGCTTTCTTTGGTACTAAGGCTGTCTGCTTTACGCAGAGGGTGCAGCCGCGCTTGGTGCAAGGCTTCGTCGGCATAGATGTTGCCGACTCCAGCGATGAACGATTGATCAAGCAAGAGCGCTTTTAGAACGCCGCTGCGCCCGTTTAGCCGTGCTTGGAACGCCGCCGCCGTAAAGGAATCTTCTAACGGTTCGGGACCCAAATCGGGCAAGACTTCGGCAGGATCGCCGCACAGATAGACCCGCCCAAAACGCCGCGAGTCCGAAAAGCGCAGTTCCCGCCCATCATCCAAGGGGAAATGCACGCGCAGCCAGCGATCAAAGG from the Anaerolineales bacterium genome contains:
- a CDS encoding metallophosphoesterase codes for the protein MRKRCTLTLLLIVVAFAHLGTAYPAHAQDAVLLVAGDIAACVYESDEATAKLIDKSEGLILTLGDNVQTRGAMTEYINCFEPTWGRHKDRIRPVPGNHDWVPDGGAAYFEYFGAAAGEAEKGWYSFNYGAWHIVALNSMVDASSRSEQMEWLRNDLAANPAECILAYFHHPVFSSGAGGLTSRMKTAFRILYTAGVDVILSGDAHHYERFAPMDSAKNLDPKHGIRQFVVGTGGGYLTRLNTKWRATEARSNENHGILRLVLSPGSYSWEFIPVEGGSFTDSGSASCVSPYSG
- a CDS encoding heme-copper oxidase subunit III, which produces MQQETALPAAAAHAEAHAHADHHEVAPFSKDNSKLAMWLFLASEVMFFTVLIATYVWARGTHPEEHALLNIPLTSLNSFVLLASSYFVARAQGALHNGNIVKFQRSLVLNLLAGIAFFLIMMVEYSHLTHEGVTLNSGPFGFAFFTLTGFHATHVLIGLGWLFIVLNKGLNGVYTKDNSFGVEYYGLYWHFVDVVWIFIFTIVYLL
- a CDS encoding cytochrome C oxidase subunit IV family protein, with product MEHTTQSDHADHTHNERHASEGTYFVIFGALAALTIAELLVIYLPGLRYPLLIGLMFTKAWLVVEYFMHLRYDNKLFRIAFLLPIVAGALMTILLTPLSIHP
- the mutM gene encoding bifunctional DNA-formamidopyrimidine glycosylase/DNA-(apurinic or apyrimidinic site) lyase; this translates as MPELPEVETVVRVLRPMLVGRTIQTASFPRPTRSMTNLPHEAMASRIVGQSVQAVERRAKYLLFRLDRDTLIVHLKMTGHLYVVPVGEMNPFDRWLRVHFPLDDGRELRFSDSRRFGRVYLCGDPAEVLPDLGPEPLEDSFTAAAFQARLNGRSGVLKALLLDQSFIAGVGNIYADEALHQARLHPLRKADSLSTKESTALHSAIRAVLNAGIAHNGATIGWYRDPQGAAGEMQNHFKVYRARGNEHLPCPDCGTPITTIRVGGRGTHFCPTCQPAPKDTHPKKAVKAAKVKGGENVP